The sequence GCCTGATGTGATGGATACCTTGCGCGGTGAAGGCGTTGATCACTTTGTTATCTTGCCATTATTTCCACAGTATTCCGCTTCCTCTGGTGGTGCTGTTTATGATGCGTTGACAAAGTGGACGCTCAAGCAGCGCAATTTGCCGAACTATACTATTGTCAAAGATTACTTTGCGCATCCGCTGTACATTCAAGCATTGGCTGATTCGATTCGCCGCTTTCAAGCAGAGCATGGCAAGCCTGACAAGCTGATGTTTAGCTTCCACGGTATCCCGCAGCCTTATGCTGATAAAGGTGATCCGTATCCTAAGCGTTGTAAATGTACTGCCGCACAAGTGGCTCACGCGCTTGGTCTAAAGGATGACGAATGGATTATCAGTTTTCAATCACGCTTTGGCAAGCAAGAATGGGTCAAGCCCTATACCGACGTGGTATTAGAAGATTGGGGCAAGTCGGGTGTGCGCTCGGTACAAGTCATTAGTCCGGCTTTTTCTGCTGATTGTCTGGAAACGCTAGAAGAGCTGGCCATCGAAAATCGTGAAAACTTTCTCCACGCGGGTGGACAAGAATATCACTATATTCCCGCATTGAACTTGGATGAGGCGCACATTGATTTGCTCGAAGCGCTTAGTGCGCCATTGGTCAAAGGCTGGGCGGGAACGCTAGATGGTTGGGCTTGATTAATTGAATTTGTAAGTTATAAAAAAATACCGGACATTATGTTCGGTATTTTTTTGACTAAATGATTTTAATGAATTTTATTAAAATAGAATAAAGTTGGGATTTTTGGTGACTGATATGTAAAACTATGCCAAATAAACTTTTATTGTCATTGT is a genomic window of Psychrobacter cibarius containing:
- the hemH gene encoding ferrochelatase is translated as MKPELPPRIAVLLVNLGTPDEPTAPAVRRYLKQFLSDPRVIEIPKFLWAIILNLFVLPSRPKRVAKAYASIWEGDSPIRKILKSQVELLEPRLANSAAPFRVSVHPAMSYGNPGLPDVMDTLRGEGVDHFVILPLFPQYSASSGGAVYDALTKWTLKQRNLPNYTIVKDYFAHPLYIQALADSIRRFQAEHGKPDKLMFSFHGIPQPYADKGDPYPKRCKCTAAQVAHALGLKDDEWIISFQSRFGKQEWVKPYTDVVLEDWGKSGVRSVQVISPAFSADCLETLEELAIENRENFLHAGGQEYHYIPALNLDEAHIDLLEALSAPLVKGWAGTLDGWA